A region of Fibrobacter succinogenes subsp. succinogenes S85 DNA encodes the following proteins:
- the yfcE gene encoding phosphodiesterase, producing the protein MRALILSDIHGSALAARQALTFFEKFNCDKIFLLGDTLYHGPRNPLPAGHGPMQVVEALAPYKDRIVAVRGNCDADVDLMMLDFPIENEYKVVKDCGLHLFMSHGHIFMPECFPRDALNAIESTGAAQSSAQSTQPEAEVPQKPQIDVYLYGHTHIWKLEKNFRNVLLVNPGSTSLPKGGNPPTFGFYESTPATANEHAHAKFSIHTLEDGMEIAAVSI; encoded by the coding sequence ATGCGCGCATTAATTCTCTCCGATATTCATGGTTCTGCTTTGGCGGCAAGGCAGGCGCTCACGTTCTTTGAAAAGTTTAACTGCGACAAGATATTCTTGCTGGGCGATACGCTCTATCACGGCCCGCGAAACCCGCTCCCGGCAGGACACGGCCCGATGCAAGTCGTCGAAGCGCTTGCGCCGTACAAAGACCGCATTGTCGCTGTCCGCGGCAACTGCGATGCCGATGTTGACTTGATGATGCTAGACTTCCCTATCGAAAACGAATACAAAGTCGTCAAAGATTGCGGACTTCACTTGTTCATGAGCCATGGACACATCTTTATGCCGGAATGTTTCCCGAGAGATGCGCTAAACGCCATTGAATCTACGGGTGCGGCGCAATCCTCAGCGCAGTCCACGCAGCCAGAAGCCGAGGTTCCGCAAAAGCCGCAAATTGACGTGTATCTGTACGGTCACACGCACATCTGGAAGCTCGAAAAGAACTTCCGCAATGTGCTTCTCGTGAATCCGGGTTCCACGAGCCTCCCGAAAGGCGGTAACCCGCCGACATTCGGATTCTACGAAAGCACGCCCGCGACAGCAAACGAACATGCCCATGCCAAATTCAGCATCCACACGCTGGAAGATGGCATGGAAATTGCGGCTGTGAGCATATAG
- a CDS encoding nucleoside recognition domain-containing protein, with protein sequence MVLNVIWLVFFFGAFIACIVQWLAFGDTGIFNKAILGAFDMSKTAFEIALGLTGILSLWLGILKIGEKAGAVQILAKIVQPLFSRLFPEIPKGHPVVGTMLMNISANMLGLDNAATPMGLKAMKQLQDLNPNDDKTVASDSQIMFLVLNASGLTLIPVSIMTYRAQLGAANPSDVFLPLLLSTFFSTIAGIFALSFFQKIKLKDPVTVMWLGGISACVIAVMFYFSHLTAEALGTTSLFISGLVLFGVIVAFLGLACYKKVQAYEAFVEGAKEGFNTAVMIIPNLVAILVGVAVFRASGAMDLVMNGISALLGLIGVGNDVVPALPTALMKPLSGSGARGMMIDAMKNLGPDSFAGRLSCMFQGAADTTFYIIAVYFGSVGVKKTRHAVTCALIADAVGVIAAIVIAYIFFPPFH encoded by the coding sequence ATGGTTTTAAACGTAATCTGGCTCGTGTTTTTCTTCGGTGCATTTATCGCATGCATCGTCCAATGGCTTGCTTTCGGCGATACCGGCATTTTTAACAAGGCCATTCTCGGCGCTTTTGACATGTCCAAGACGGCATTCGAAATCGCTCTTGGCCTCACGGGCATTTTGAGCCTGTGGCTCGGCATCCTGAAAATCGGCGAAAAAGCGGGCGCAGTCCAGATTTTGGCAAAAATCGTGCAGCCGCTATTCTCGAGACTCTTCCCCGAAATCCCGAAGGGCCACCCGGTCGTGGGTACCATGCTCATGAACATCAGCGCGAACATGCTCGGGCTCGACAATGCGGCAACGCCGATGGGCCTCAAAGCCATGAAGCAGCTCCAGGACTTGAACCCGAACGACGACAAGACCGTCGCAAGCGATTCGCAAATCATGTTCCTCGTCTTGAACGCAAGCGGACTTACGCTAATTCCTGTTAGCATAATGACTTACCGCGCACAGCTCGGCGCAGCAAACCCGAGTGACGTGTTCCTCCCGCTCCTCCTCTCGACATTCTTCAGCACTATCGCAGGTATTTTCGCACTCAGCTTTTTCCAGAAAATCAAGCTCAAGGACCCAGTAACCGTCATGTGGCTCGGCGGCATCAGCGCTTGCGTTATCGCCGTAATGTTCTACTTTAGCCATCTCACCGCCGAAGCACTCGGCACTACGAGCCTTTTCATTAGCGGTCTTGTGCTGTTTGGAGTCATCGTTGCATTCCTCGGCCTAGCCTGCTACAAGAAAGTCCAAGCTTATGAAGCATTCGTGGAAGGCGCAAAGGAAGGTTTCAACACCGCCGTCATGATCATCCCGAACCTCGTCGCGATTCTCGTGGGTGTCGCCGTGTTCCGCGCAAGCGGTGCGATGGACCTCGTGATGAACGGCATCTCTGCTTTGCTCGGCCTTATCGGTGTTGGGAACGACGTTGTCCCAGCGCTCCCCACCGCCCTTATGAAGCCCCTTAGCGGTAGCGGTGCTCGCGGCATGATGATCGACGCCATGAAGAACCTTGGCCCGGATAGCTTTGCTGGCCGCCTCAGTTGCATGTTCCAAGGAGCAGCCGACACGACATTCTACATCATCGCCGTGTATTTCGGCTCTGTAGGCGTCAAAAAGACCCGCCACGCCGTCACCTGCGCCCTCATTGCAGATGCGGTCGGAGTCATTGCAGCCATCGTTATCGCCTACATATTTTTCCCACCGTTCCACTAG
- a CDS encoding bifunctional diguanylate cyclase/phosphodiesterase has product MDYVIFSSVYKDFRDAILDNIPDMSAMSKRISAAIPPICNILNIGFIKLKLIAPSSIIAKEGLNDEKIIYEDTNGYESMPLIQTYRTGENGMATIEIRAKKSHKFSNPELQAVKLISDDMFIILGRSRLMSAIHYASQTDTMTGAPNTAKLVHHSIELKSKNKLHNFSGLFLNLKNYKYINQSKSPAIGDKGIALFTHTIMAMCHDDEMIARLGGDNFFVLVKKENRDQFVKNLSSIKVNVPTPQGQVIPLTIQSRIGVYDIQPQDTMNEIMHCSSVALNESRVHPGNDIVYFTRKMLEDVYHEKEISSIFREALRRKEFIVYYQPKVSVKEQKLCGCEALVRWNRNGQVIPPSEFLPILEKEASICLLDFYVFRKVCEDIRNWLDTGIEPVRVSSNFSRHHLSNPHLTEDILDIMKEFNIDSKFIEIELTESSNFEDKIAMQKFVNGLRQHGISVSIDDFGTGYSTFAAIKDLNVNVIKLDKSLLDHIGDEKYHDEVVIKNMVNMINELNLEVVAEGVENSKQLDFLQNAKCSIIQGFLFDKPLTKEEFEKRLSKEVTYTNIS; this is encoded by the coding sequence ATGGACTACGTCATTTTCAGTAGCGTTTATAAAGATTTTAGGGATGCGATTTTAGATAATATTCCTGATATGTCGGCGATGAGCAAACGAATCAGCGCCGCCATTCCTCCTATATGTAATATTTTAAACATTGGTTTTATCAAGCTCAAACTTATTGCCCCGAGCTCCATTATCGCCAAAGAAGGCTTAAACGACGAAAAAATTATTTACGAAGACACGAATGGTTACGAGTCCATGCCACTCATCCAAACTTACCGTACGGGTGAAAACGGCATGGCGACTATTGAGATTAGAGCCAAGAAAAGTCACAAATTTTCAAACCCAGAACTCCAAGCTGTAAAACTCATCAGTGATGACATGTTCATCATTCTCGGCCGCTCTCGTCTCATGAGCGCAATCCACTACGCAAGCCAGACAGACACCATGACTGGCGCCCCCAACACAGCAAAGCTCGTACACCACAGCATCGAACTTAAGTCTAAAAACAAGCTCCATAATTTTAGCGGTCTATTCCTCAATCTCAAGAACTACAAGTACATCAACCAGTCCAAGTCCCCCGCTATTGGCGACAAGGGTATCGCCCTCTTTACACACACCATCATGGCAATGTGCCACGATGACGAAATGATTGCAAGACTCGGTGGCGACAACTTCTTCGTCCTCGTCAAAAAGGAAAACAGAGACCAGTTCGTCAAGAATTTGAGTTCTATAAAGGTCAACGTCCCTACGCCCCAAGGCCAGGTGATCCCGCTGACCATACAGAGCCGCATTGGCGTTTACGATATCCAGCCGCAAGACACCATGAACGAAATCATGCACTGCAGCTCTGTTGCCCTGAATGAATCCAGAGTCCATCCGGGTAACGATATCGTTTACTTCACCAGGAAAATGCTCGAAGACGTTTACCACGAAAAGGAAATTTCTTCGATCTTCCGCGAAGCTCTGCGTCGCAAGGAATTTATCGTCTACTACCAGCCCAAGGTTTCCGTCAAGGAACAGAAGCTCTGTGGATGCGAAGCGCTCGTGCGCTGGAACCGCAATGGGCAAGTTATCCCGCCTAGCGAATTTTTGCCGATCCTCGAAAAAGAAGCATCCATTTGCCTTCTTGACTTTTACGTTTTCCGCAAAGTCTGCGAAGACATCCGTAATTGGCTGGACACGGGTATTGAACCGGTCCGCGTGTCTTCAAACTTTTCAAGACACCATCTTAGCAATCCGCACTTGACTGAAGATATCCTTGACATCATGAAGGAATTCAATATCGACAGCAAGTTCATTGAAATTGAGCTCACGGAATCCTCCAATTTTGAAGATAAAATTGCGATGCAGAAGTTCGTGAACGGACTTCGCCAGCATGGCATTTCAGTCTCTATCGACGACTTTGGTACAGGCTACTCCACATTTGCCGCCATCAAGGATTTGAACGTCAACGTCATCAAATTGGACAAGTCGCTCCTCGACCACATCGGCGACGAAAAGTACCATGATGAAGTTGTCATCAAGAACATGGTGAACATGATCAACGAACTCAATCTTGAAGTCGTTGCAGAAGGTGTCGAAAACTCGAAGCAGCTTGACTTCTTGCAGAACGCCAAGTGCTCAATTATTCAGGGATTCCTTTTTGACAAGCCGCTGACCAAGGAAGAATTTGAAAAGAGACTTTCAAAAGAAGTCACTTACACAAACATTTCCTAA
- a CDS encoding manganese efflux pump MntP family protein — protein sequence MTTLEIIIIAIVEAMDCFAVAISTGLCKSGIKRSRAVLQAISFGFFQGGMTLLGYFLGSFAERWFNAVGTPIACAILCILGSRMIWGAIRGGEATASCAHLSLMNILLLSVATSIDAFAVGISFAFLNANMVFATSAIAIASFVMGVLGFEIGRHASKRFKTKIPEIIAGIILIAIGVKMFV from the coding sequence ATGACTACTCTTGAAATTATCATTATCGCGATTGTCGAGGCGATGGACTGCTTTGCGGTCGCCATTTCGACCGGGCTTTGCAAATCGGGCATCAAGCGTTCGCGCGCGGTGCTCCAGGCGATTTCGTTTGGCTTTTTTCAGGGCGGAATGACACTTCTCGGGTATTTTTTGGGTAGCTTTGCTGAACGTTGGTTCAATGCGGTGGGTACGCCGATTGCGTGTGCCATTCTCTGCATTTTGGGATCCCGCATGATCTGGGGCGCCATTCGCGGTGGTGAAGCGACAGCCTCCTGTGCGCACCTGAGCCTCATGAACATTTTACTTTTATCGGTTGCGACAAGCATTGACGCATTTGCAGTCGGGATTTCGTTTGCGTTCTTGAACGCCAACATGGTTTTTGCAACCTCCGCCATTGCAATTGCAAGCTTTGTGATGGGCGTTCTCGGCTTTGAAATCGGGCGCCATGCCTCCAAGCGATTCAAGACAAAAATTCCGGAGATTATCGCCGGGATTATCCTCATTGCCATTGGCGTGAAGATGTTTGTGTAG
- the ligA gene encoding NAD-dependent DNA ligase LigA, with translation MSEQKDIDRTRYFELKKQLEEASRLYYKDGVSPMSDQDFDFGLKEMEALEAKYPELRGKGSLTQKVGSDLTNDFAKVAHAVPMLSIANVYSEEEMREFVKAAEEGLSSFVSRLSSKKWICERKIDGVSLSVIYENGRLKQAATRGDGAQGDDVTLNALTIADIPEYFDAKKLKIDPSEIPQGTFEVRGEVYMEREAFERLNEQFILENKKTFQNCRNTVSGSLKLKSVAECKTRPMRFFAYHIPQSNNKTHEENLKQLKRLGFHTNDYWTADTVDEIMAISEKIGASRDSLPFDIDGMVVKLNDLQQQRELGSTSKSPRWAIAYKFKAERAYTPLLSVEFQVGRTGAVTPVANLAPVRLAGTTVKRATLHNFDEVARLDLHYGDTVGVEKGGEIIPKITDVKRELRPAGASPVVAPEKCPVCGEQLTHIDGEVILRCENLHCKAQVQCLFEHFVSREAMNIENLGPALIASLLATGKIKRIPDLYRLTLEDLESQERMAKKSAKNVFDAIQASKQRSLENLLHGLGIRFVGRTSARNIAKHFRTLEKIRTATVEELQNVTDVGERIGKSVYEFFHTPLYTNEIDELVALGLPTEFKGVVKTLFQGQTAVITGTLPNMDRDEARKLIEENGGKVSGSVSKKTSWVLAGEAAGSKLTKANELGIPVHDEAWLMAQIANADESGDAPDENAGSSAGNFANEKASVSATPAEDQMSLNL, from the coding sequence ATGAGTGAGCAGAAAGATATTGACCGTACCCGCTATTTTGAATTAAAGAAACAACTGGAAGAAGCTAGCCGTCTTTATTACAAGGACGGGGTCTCCCCCATGAGCGACCAGGATTTTGACTTTGGGCTCAAGGAGATGGAAGCGCTCGAGGCGAAGTATCCGGAATTGCGCGGAAAAGGTTCGCTCACACAGAAGGTCGGTAGCGACCTCACGAATGATTTTGCGAAGGTGGCACATGCGGTGCCGATGCTCAGCATTGCAAACGTGTACAGCGAAGAAGAAATGCGCGAATTTGTGAAGGCCGCAGAAGAAGGTCTCTCGTCTTTCGTCTCTCGTCTCTCGTCTAAAAAATGGATTTGCGAGAGGAAAATCGACGGAGTTAGCCTTTCGGTGATTTACGAGAATGGCCGCTTGAAGCAGGCGGCAACGCGTGGCGATGGCGCCCAAGGCGATGACGTGACGTTGAATGCGCTCACGATTGCAGACATTCCTGAATATTTTGACGCGAAGAAATTGAAGATTGACCCGAGCGAGATTCCGCAGGGTACGTTCGAAGTCCGCGGTGAAGTCTACATGGAACGCGAAGCATTTGAACGTTTGAACGAGCAGTTCATCCTGGAAAACAAGAAGACGTTCCAAAACTGCCGCAACACGGTTTCGGGCTCGCTCAAGCTCAAGAGCGTTGCCGAATGCAAGACGCGCCCGATGCGCTTTTTTGCATACCACATTCCGCAGAGCAACAACAAAACTCACGAAGAGAACTTGAAGCAGCTCAAGCGTCTCGGTTTCCATACGAACGATTACTGGACCGCCGATACGGTCGATGAAATCATGGCGATTTCCGAAAAGATAGGCGCAAGCCGCGACAGTCTCCCGTTCGATATTGACGGCATGGTCGTGAAGCTGAACGATTTGCAGCAGCAGCGAGAACTCGGCAGCACAAGCAAGAGCCCGCGCTGGGCCATCGCTTACAAGTTCAAGGCGGAACGTGCCTACACACCGCTTTTGTCTGTAGAATTCCAGGTCGGTCGCACCGGTGCCGTGACGCCAGTGGCAAATCTCGCACCCGTGCGCCTCGCAGGTACAACCGTCAAGCGCGCCACCCTCCACAACTTCGACGAAGTGGCAAGGCTCGACTTGCACTACGGCGACACCGTCGGCGTAGAGAAGGGTGGCGAAATCATCCCAAAAATCACGGATGTCAAACGCGAACTGCGCCCTGCCGGAGCCTCCCCCGTCGTGGCACCCGAAAAATGCCCCGTGTGCGGCGAGCAACTCACGCACATCGACGGCGAAGTGATTCTGCGTTGCGAAAACTTGCACTGCAAGGCGCAAGTGCAATGTCTGTTCGAACATTTCGTAAGCCGCGAAGCGATGAACATCGAAAATCTCGGGCCAGCGCTTATCGCAAGTCTCCTTGCCACCGGCAAAATCAAGCGCATCCCAGACCTTTACCGCCTCACGCTCGAAGACCTGGAATCGCAGGAACGCATGGCGAAGAAGAGCGCGAAAAACGTCTTTGACGCCATCCAAGCATCAAAACAGCGCAGTCTCGAAAATCTGTTGCACGGTCTCGGCATCCGCTTTGTCGGCCGCACCAGTGCCCGTAACATCGCGAAGCATTTCCGCACGCTCGAAAAAATCCGCACGGCAACGGTCGAAGAATTGCAGAACGTGACCGACGTGGGTGAACGCATCGGCAAATCCGTCTACGAATTCTTCCACACGCCGCTTTATACCAATGAAATTGATGAACTCGTGGCGCTCGGACTCCCGACGGAATTCAAGGGCGTTGTCAAGACTTTATTCCAAGGTCAAACTGCAGTCATCACAGGAACGCTCCCGAACATGGACCGCGATGAAGCGCGCAAGCTCATCGAAGAGAATGGCGGCAAGGTTTCCGGTTCCGTCAGTAAAAAGACGAGTTGGGTTTTGGCAGGAGAAGCGGCAGGTTCCAAGCTCACCAAGGCAAACGAGCTCGGGATTCCCGTACACGACGAAGCATGGCTTATGGCTCAGATTGCAAACGCCGATGAATCCGGCGACGCCCCAGACGAAAATGCGGGCAGTTCCGCAGGCAATTTTGCAAACGAAAAAGCAAGCGTTTCAGCAACGCCCGCAGAAGATCAAATGTCGCTAAATCTCTAG
- a CDS encoding fibrobacter succinogenes major paralogous domain-containing protein, producing MCVDGIFRKATDIDKTGSVLELEKIANPCGEKEEVRRGKTDSTLYFYCNNGEMGYSNEMEYTLGYGCNANHVGYHQYQNSIYYCNKFTWKYSTDSLVKGVLVDSRDNSEYKTIGIGNQVWMAENLNYEVEPSWCYGDSLEYCEKYGRLYQWDGILGASAKVENVCPEGFHVPSNKEWDELNAFVNLWFHGNSYSARKVLLSSDPKEFDNIVHVGDDLVGFTGIYAGHRTANGFFTGRLTSAYFCSADMNEEGSAYIYMLRQDEFDLTKYAQKTTSNCNVRCVKD from the coding sequence GTGTGTGTCGATGGTATATTCCGCAAGGCAACAGATATTGATAAAACGGGTTCTGTACTGGAACTGGAAAAAATTGCAAATCCGTGTGGTGAAAAGGAAGAAGTTCGCCGTGGTAAAACCGATTCTACGCTCTATTTCTATTGCAATAATGGAGAAATGGGCTATTCGAACGAAATGGAATATACTTTGGGCTATGGTTGCAATGCTAATCATGTGGGGTATCACCAGTATCAAAATTCCATTTATTATTGCAACAAATTCACGTGGAAATATTCGACAGATTCGCTTGTAAAAGGTGTTTTAGTGGATAGTCGCGACAATTCGGAATATAAGACGATTGGCATCGGTAATCAAGTGTGGATGGCCGAGAACTTGAACTATGAAGTGGAACCGAGCTGGTGCTATGGCGACTCTCTTGAATATTGCGAAAAGTATGGTCGACTTTATCAATGGGATGGTATTCTTGGGGCTAGCGCCAAGGTGGAAAATGTATGCCCGGAAGGATTCCATGTCCCGTCTAATAAAGAATGGGATGAACTCAATGCTTTTGTCAATTTATGGTTCCACGGTAATTCTTATTCGGCAAGAAAAGTTCTTTTAAGTAGTGATCCCAAGGAATTTGATAACATAGTCCATGTCGGTGATGATCTTGTTGGCTTTACGGGAATCTATGCGGGACACCGAACTGCAAATGGATTCTTTACAGGTCGATTGACTTCGGCATATTTCTGTAGCGCAGACATGAATGAAGAAGGCTCTGCATACATTTATATGCTTCGCCAAGATGAATTTGATTTGACCAAGTACGCGCAGAAAACGACTTCGAATTGCAACGTCCGCTGCGTCAAAGACTAG
- a CDS encoding CobW family GTP-binding protein: MKSVPITLLTGYLGAGKTTLLNYVLNNQQGYHVAVIVNDIGEVNIDQTLIEKGGNITKEDSGKVVPLSNGCICCSLKTDLIEQIAELLEMGKFDYILIEASGICEPIPIAQTISFAGSQLRSKDGRPLPCHLDNIVAVVDVLRLADEFAGGEKLLEEDLEEEDIANLLIQQIEFCNTIIMNKVDALSKHDLEHVKAVVKALQPTAKMIETNYGKVDMKDILDTKQFDFNKVAESSTWAIKLNEEGHDNDDDDDDDHDEHEHHHHDHDDDHDEHEHHHHDHDEHEHHHDHDDEDHSHCDHEHGVCHCGHHHDKDHPHGDEYGISTFVFEDHRPLNREKFEAFLDDYPTSIIRTKGLLWFSDERSESYLFEQAGKQASAQNFGRWFAAESKAEQQRILEENPQLQKIWDEKYGDRIIRLVFIGQHMDKKKIIQVMKDCLDD; this comes from the coding sequence ATGAAATCAGTACCTATAACGCTCCTGACCGGTTACCTGGGAGCCGGCAAAACAACTCTCCTCAACTACGTTCTCAACAATCAGCAGGGCTACCACGTCGCCGTCATCGTAAATGACATTGGCGAAGTGAACATCGACCAGACTTTAATTGAAAAGGGCGGAAACATCACGAAGGAAGATTCGGGCAAGGTTGTCCCGCTTTCGAATGGTTGTATCTGCTGTTCGCTCAAGACCGACTTGATCGAACAAATCGCCGAACTTTTGGAAATGGGCAAGTTCGACTACATTCTCATCGAAGCTAGCGGCATCTGCGAGCCGATTCCTATAGCCCAGACCATTAGCTTTGCAGGTAGCCAGCTCCGCAGCAAAGACGGCAGACCTCTCCCCTGCCATTTGGACAACATCGTGGCAGTCGTTGACGTGCTCCGCCTCGCAGACGAATTTGCCGGTGGCGAAAAGCTCCTCGAAGAAGACCTCGAAGAAGAAGATATCGCAAACTTGCTCATCCAGCAGATTGAATTCTGCAACACGATTATCATGAACAAGGTCGACGCTCTCAGCAAGCACGACTTGGAACACGTGAAGGCAGTCGTGAAGGCTTTGCAGCCGACAGCCAAGATGATCGAGACGAACTACGGCAAGGTCGACATGAAGGACATTCTCGACACGAAGCAGTTCGACTTCAACAAAGTTGCCGAATCGAGCACTTGGGCAATCAAGCTCAACGAAGAAGGTCACGACAACGATGACGATGATGATGACGATCATGACGAACATGAACATCACCACCACGACCATGACGATGACCACGATGAGCATGAGCACCATCATCACGACCATGATGAACACGAACATCACCATGACCACGACGATGAAGACCACAGCCATTGCGACCATGAACATGGTGTTTGCCACTGCGGCCACCACCACGACAAGGACCATCCGCATGGTGACGAATACGGCATCAGCACGTTCGTGTTCGAAGACCACCGTCCGCTGAACCGCGAAAAGTTCGAAGCATTCCTCGATGACTATCCAACGAGCATCATCCGCACGAAGGGTCTCCTCTGGTTCAGCGACGAACGCAGTGAAAGCTACTTGTTCGAACAGGCAGGCAAGCAGGCCTCCGCCCAGAATTTTGGACGTTGGTTCGCCGCCGAAAGCAAGGCCGAACAACAGCGCATTCTCGAAGAAAATCCGCAGCTCCAGAAAATTTGGGACGAAAAGTACGGCGACCGCATCATCCGCCTGGTATTCATTGGCCAGCACATGGACAAGAAAAAGATTATCCAGGTGATGAAGGACTGCTTGGACGACTAA
- the rmuC gene encoding DNA recombination protein RmuC: MTIAVAIICAVLGIVIGVLFARNGNSQREAAARQANVEMEKEVAVLRSQLATETVKNAELKENTEKQLEMVKADAEKRIADERAAAAKSLADEKEASAKRLESMKLDMERVHQSSLNEQNARFTEMSQRLYAQAKNSTEEMLKQREKQISESGHATMEQLVSPLKETIAKMEKTMNDTTRAQTEANSSLKEVLKQSIDANDKTKNAANELVRAFKHDSKIQGDWGERVLEEVLESLGLEEGKHFDVQATLRDANGNVVRAEGNNAMLRPDVIVHLDPYKEVVVDSKVSMAAFMDYMQAENPDERKVLLKKHIESLRKHVNELSVKDYSSYVKAPKKTMDFVVMFVPRAAALWTALAEDHALWRDAFEKNVYIADEQSLYAMLRMVKMTWRQVQQAQNQQKVFELANEVLKRVGIFVKNMDEIGAALGKAQEAYNKGMAKLDDKGQSIVQSCRKLERLGAKQDSKNPLPPDVDAIEMQEIEEM, encoded by the coding sequence ATGACCATAGCCGTAGCCATTATTTGCGCTGTCCTCGGAATTGTAATCGGCGTCTTGTTTGCCCGTAATGGAAACTCGCAGCGCGAAGCCGCTGCGCGTCAGGCGAATGTTGAAATGGAAAAGGAAGTCGCTGTGCTGCGTAGCCAGCTCGCGACAGAAACTGTTAAAAACGCAGAACTTAAAGAAAATACCGAAAAACAGCTTGAAATGGTAAAAGCCGATGCTGAAAAGCGGATTGCTGACGAGCGCGCCGCCGCTGCCAAGTCTCTAGCCGATGAAAAAGAGGCGAGTGCCAAGCGCCTAGAAAGTATGAAGCTGGATATGGAACGAGTGCATCAATCTTCGCTAAATGAGCAAAATGCTCGTTTTACGGAAATGTCGCAGCGCTTATATGCCCAAGCAAAGAACTCTACTGAAGAAATGCTTAAACAGCGCGAAAAGCAGATCTCGGAATCCGGTCATGCGACCATGGAACAGCTTGTAAGCCCGCTCAAGGAAACCATCGCCAAGATGGAAAAGACCATGAACGACACGACCCGCGCACAGACCGAAGCGAATTCTTCACTCAAGGAAGTCTTGAAACAGTCCATTGATGCCAATGACAAAACCAAGAATGCTGCTAATGAACTTGTGCGTGCGTTTAAGCACGATAGCAAAATTCAGGGCGATTGGGGAGAACGCGTTCTTGAAGAAGTCCTGGAATCACTTGGTCTTGAGGAAGGGAAACATTTTGATGTGCAGGCAACACTCCGTGATGCCAACGGTAACGTTGTGCGTGCTGAAGGGAATAATGCAATGTTGCGCCCGGATGTGATTGTGCATTTGGACCCGTACAAAGAAGTTGTCGTTGATTCGAAAGTTTCTATGGCTGCATTTATGGACTATATGCAGGCAGAAAATCCTGACGAGCGCAAAGTTCTCTTGAAAAAGCATATCGAAAGCCTCCGCAAACACGTAAATGAACTCTCGGTAAAGGATTATTCGAGCTATGTCAAGGCTCCCAAGAAGACAATGGACTTTGTCGTGATGTTTGTGCCGCGAGCGGCAGCCCTTTGGACAGCTCTTGCCGAAGATCATGCGTTATGGCGTGATGCTTTTGAAAAAAATGTCTACATCGCCGATGAACAATCCCTTTACGCGATGCTTCGTATGGTGAAAATGACCTGGCGCCAAGTGCAACAGGCTCAAAACCAGCAAAAGGTCTTTGAACTTGCGAACGAAGTGCTCAAGCGCGTGGGCATTTTCGTAAAAAACATGGATGAAATCGGTGCCGCTCTCGGTAAGGCTCAGGAGGCCTACAATAAGGGAATGGCAAAACTTGACGATAAGGGCCAAAGCATTGTACAGTCCTGCCGCAAGCTGGAACGTCTTGGTGCAAAACAAGACTCCAAAAATCCGCTCCCGCCAGACGTTGATGCTATTGAAATGCAAGAAATCGAAGAAATGTAA